In the Trichoderma atroviride chromosome 4, complete sequence genome, GCCAGGTTTTGCGACGCACTCGTTATTGATATCACGCATCGACATCTGCATTGTTGTTTTcatgaaaaaagaaaagaaaagagacattcTGGTTGGGTTAGCGATATGCATACCCCTAGACAAGCGTTATTGATGAAGCGATTGCTCGGCATGGCAgtctatatatattcttatttctGGGGCGCAACATTGGTAAACACAAGGCATCAGGCATTTTACATTATGAGAAGCGACTCACCATCATTCATATCCATGACAGACTTAATAATAACAAACACTctcatttatatataaaaaaagagtttaCATTTTAGTTTCCTTTTAAAGTACAATACATCTCTTTGTTAGTTCTGCGTGTCCAACAAATTTAGATGCATATGATATAGTAGTTGGGAGGTGTATCTCCTTATATAATACATACAACAAAATGACTCCCAACTCCTTCTAGTGCAAGCCATGCAATTATGATACACGGGCTGCTGCCCTCCTTACCCAAGTGATATAATGACAAGATTTTAcgtcttctcccttctctttcGCCCCTTTTGTTTTATCTTTTGCTTCCTACTTGGCTCACCAccagcccttcttcttggattcCGTAGAGGAGCTTCCGGTTTCCAGTGCAGGGACACTCAGCTGATTCTCTTTCTCCTGCTCCCACGCGGACTGAACAGCACTTGCAGAAACGGTAGAGCTGGCGTCGCTCTTCTTGCTGTCGCTGCCTCCCCAGATGTATCCCAGGatgcccttgcccttgcttTCCGCCGCCTGGCCCTGGTCGCCCTCGAATGCAGACTTGACGTGCTCTTCGAAATGCGTTCGGTGCTCAGGCGGGGACAGGAGGGACGGCAGCTTGATGCCCTTCTCCTCGGCTTCTCGGTTGGCCTCCTcgacgaggaggatctgCTCTTCGGTGGCGTCGCCCTTGAGGTAGGCGATGCGGGCGGTGGCGAGCTCGTCGGCCTCGAATTTCTTTTGGGCTTCTATCCACTCGGCGCGGCGGGCGCGGTTGTAGCGCAGCATGTCCCATACCGAGTATACGCTGACGACACCGGCGACGACTAATTATATGTCTCTGTTagccttccttttcttcttttgactcATCTTCAAGAGAAGTTGGGCTGCTGTGAGCTTCAAACGCACCTGAGAACATGACAAGCCCCCCCACCGTCCACCGGTGCGCCACATCGAAGAACCGCCTTGACGCATCAATCACTCTGTCCGTCCTGCTAATCTGTGCCTGTTGCGCCGCCAGATGGGCCTGTCGCAACCGTTTGACTCGCTGCTCGGGCGTCTCGCCGGGGATTCTCATGGTCCTgggcgcggcggcggcagaggtGGCAGATTTCGATGTGGCGTGGGGTATAGTCGAGGTGAACCTGGTGGCGTCCTTGACGCTCCGGGATCCCATCCGGGATGCCATTTTGTCGTTGAGgaagaagtaaaaagaagagagaaaaagattgATTTGAGAAGATTGAGGGAACGCCTTTTTAAGTGACTGTGATTAGGGCAGCAGTCTGAGAGGAATTGACGAGAGAGGGAATTGGCGAGGGATGattgggaagaaaagagagagattttGTCAACGTCGGAAATGGACCGTTTTCGTGAGATTTTTTGAATGAGGTGCAAAAGGCAATGGAGGGACGAGCAAAGTGGAATTTGGCGCTTGTGATTGGTGCGGGGTAATTCCGGGCATTGAGAGATgggctgttttttttcttgcttcttggagaagagTGAGGAGAATTGTGCTAGGGACGATGAGCTAAGGTACTATAGCTTTTGATTCATACCAGGGACGGAATACCGATCGAGACAGTAGTTGCAGGTGAAGCATTGCGGCAATGGGTGCAGGCAGATTGGACATTGGAAAATTACTACGCGAGCATGCTTGGCTGACATTCATGGGAGAGTTGACCGTTGTACCATGCAGATATTCACCTCACCGTGCTGGCATTCTGTCTCTTTCAGGTTGTCTTTGTAGCATTACGGCAAAAAAACTGGCTATGCATACGCCGTATGCTTGCTATAATCTTGTTGAAGCATTTGGCTTTGTACTCCAAGACTTATGCAAAGTGGGCGGAAGCAGCTTCCCAGAACCAAATTCATCACTTTGGCAGGCTGCATTGGTAGGTATTACTACCTCAGGTACCTATTCAGGGTCTACGTGATGTCTCAAACAATGTGGCGAATTCCTACACGCGCCTGCTCACAGTTGTGCACTTTGACGCGTTCTGACTATCTGCGTCACGACATCGCCAAATCTTCTGCTctatcatcttcttcatgcgCCTGCATATAGCAGCCGTCACAATGAAAACGGAGTGGATATATCAAAAATTGCGCCTCCCATGGCCCCGAAGGACAATGGAGCAAGGAACGACTCCGCGCTGTGCAATGCAGGCCTTCCCAACTGAATACCCCGAATCTTGAACTGGGGTATTCGAAACAAGGTaagtatgaagaagaaaagaagaaaaacaagcaaAACGGTGGCAGCGTCGACGGCATTTTATAGCTCCAAGCTGATGCCTGGCGCCAAAATCGCCCCAAATCAGGCATCCAGGCGCTAACGATTTTTAAGCGGAGCACGTGATTGCGATTCTAATTTTTGGTGCGCGGCAGGGCATGTCCCCACGAGGTACGTATCTGTGGTAGGGCACGAAAACCCTTTGACGAATTTGACGAGCCTCATCCTCCGAAATCTCAACGCCTACCGAACAACGAGCATCAGAGTCCACGTTGATCGCAAGCAGACACAATGGTATGGATAGATGCCCCCCCCAATGGAGCATTTTGGATTGCTCGAATCCATTCAGGTTATTGACTTTTTATTTTCAAACAGGCGATCAAGCACAACCAAACCCTTATCAGCAACCGTGAGCATCTCCCCGACTAGGAtaccaaaaagaagaagacgaaacAGCGATATACGAGCAATGATGAACGGCGACTGACATGCTCCTACAGATTTCCGCAAGGATTGGCAGCGACGGGTTCGCACTCACTTCGACCAGGTACGCGATTCTTGAAACCCAAatgatggaaaaaaaaaagttgcgACATAGGAAAAGTTGGGACAATGTGGACACGAGATATTGACTTGTTCTCGAATAGCCCGGCCGCAAGACCCGGAGACGTACTGCTCGtcaggccaaggccgctgctcTGGCTCCCCGTCCCGTCGACAAGCTCCGACCTATCGTGCGATGCCCTACCCTTAAGTACAACCGACGGGTCCGTGCCGGTCGTGGTTTCACCCTCACCGAGCTCAAGGTACGAATTGATTGCGCGATTCCCATTCCCAATCCTCCTGGCCTCGAAAgaacaaagcaaaagaataGTCTCTTAGAGGCCCTGGATCGACAAAAAAACgaaagacaagaaaacgAGTGaagagatttttttcttaattctGGTTCTAACAAATCCTACAGGAGGCCGGTATCTCCAAGTCACTGGCTCCCACCATCGGTGTCTCTGTCGATTTCCGCCGACAGAACCTGAGCGAGGAGGGCTTTGCCGCCAACGTCGCCCGCCTCAAGGCCTACAAGGagcgcctcatcctcctccccccGCAAGTCCAACGCCCCCAAGAAGGGTGACACCAAGACCGACGTCGCCTCGCTCGACAAGgccgcctccatcgcctCCGCCCTGCCTATTGCCCACGTCTCCGCTGGTGTCTCTgagatcaagaagagcgagatcCCCGCTGCCATCGAGGGCGGTGCCTACACCAAGCTGCGCACTGCCCGCAGCAACGCCAGATACCAGGGTGCTCGTGAGAAGCGTGCTCGtgacaaggccgaggccgagactGCCAAGAAATAAACTTTGTCAACAAAAGGGAAACTGGTGTTTTAAGGgttttttgctctttgcgTCTCTTATCGGGAAGTGTGTGGCAAAGGTTCGGTTTTCGAGGCTTTGATATGGAAGTGCTCAGGGGCCGTGGGTACGAGAGGAATTATTATATGCTCTTTTAGGTTCCCCAGGTCAAAGAATTATTTGCATGATCAACCGACCCTGTCCTGTACACacttaaaaagaaagaaattagGGTCAAATGGCAGCATTTTAAATACGCACATGAGGCATACGTAGTTTCTTAATACCGTGAAAAAGTTtgcttctattttttttttaatcatTTTTCTTGTTTAATTGGCTCTATAATTGCTGCTATGTGCACTTTGAACGGTCTTACGGTGGAACAACGCACTACTAAAAAAGTACAGCCAGGTAAATGCTGCATAAAGAGTATATAGACGGCTACATTTCGCTACACTCCacccttctttctcttatAGATGCTTATCCAAAATGAcattttaaaagctaaaagGTAAAATtccgtctcttctttcttttagttGTGGTGGACATAATCCCATCAGCTTcacgatgatgctgccttCTGTGCCGCCACAATCTCCGTGCCCTCCTTGACCACATCTTGCAGGATGCTCAGCCTCAAGCCAGGCAGTTGATGGCCCCACGCCCGGAGAAGTTCCGTGCACATCACCAGGGCATTCTCCCGATCCACTCGGATCATACTCTCCCGCTGTTTTGGATCTGCCTGCTGAGGTTCGAGTCCCAGTCCCTCTGCCATTGAAGTGATTTGGCCATCGGGAGAAGCAGAGGACGATGCTCCCTCGATACTATCACCGCTGCTTCCGATTTCGCTGGGAAGCGCATCTCTCCCAGTAAcggccttgatgagctctGTGATGATGCCGAGCATTTGAAGCACCGTGATGATGACGCGACTGCCCTCCTTGGAACGACACATGAGAGCAAAGATGAACCACGCTTCTGAACGGAGGGATGGCCATTTCTGCTGGCTGATTAGGAACGAAAGAACCCTACCGACGTCATGTTTGCTGTAAAAATATCCAAGCCGCTGATTGTCTGCATCCATAGGACCGCTTTCGGGCGAATCTGCGTCGATTTCGACCACAGGAGGCTCCCAGTCTGGCAGCAGGGTCGCAATTGGGTTGGAGTGAAGCACACGACATATAGCAGCGATGGCCCGAGCGGCCTCAAGCCTCGTGGGCTCGGCATCGGAGCGCTCATGCAGTGCAATAATGGCGTGAACGCTTGAGCGCTCGCGCGCTGAGCTGGCCGGATCTGCGCTGAGGGGGGCACAGATCCGGGCAACGTTTGGCGGACAGTTGACAACCAGCAGCCGGGTCAGAGATACGGCGGTGAACTGCACCTGGGGGGAGGTATCCAGGCTGAGCAGTCTCGGTATGCAGCCCACGTCCAGCAGACTACCCAGCAGCGGCTTGTTCTGGACCGGGATGGCCAGGTTTTTCAAAAAGGACATTGCTGAGTGGAGGAGCTGCGCGTCGACGATTTCGGGGTTCGAAAGCAGTCTCATCAAGGGCGTATGCGCGAAGTGGATTTGAACGAGAGCCATGGATACTTCATCGGAGCGAGAGAGATTGCCCAGAGCGAGACAGCCCGCGGTCTGCAGCTGCGGGTTCGAGCTCTGAAGCCAGGCGAGAAAGGTTTGGGCAACCTGACTCTGAAGCGGATGGCACGAAACAAATAGGTCGTTGCCCGTGACATCTGCCAGAGTGTTGAGGAGGGCGGCGTAGAGCTTCGTCAGGGCCGCTACCGTATCGGCGTCATCAACCTGAACCATGTTGAAGTGAGTGTGAGCGTGGTAAAACGTGGAGaggaaaagctgcagcagagggCCCTGGATCAAAGCAGTTTGAAAGTTCTCGTCAGAAAGGTAAGCAGCTGCTACTGTGACAAGAGAGATGAAGTCGTCGAGGTCATCTCGCGACGGCATGCTTGTAGCCAGCCTGAGGGCAACCTCCACAGTGTTTGGGCTTGCGCGGCTTGTTTCGCCTTCTTGAGAAGTGAGCAAGATGAGGATTTTGCAGAAATaggggatgaagacgacgaagttGGCAAGGTTCGGAGAGGACAAGAGGGCGATGAGACGTTGGTTGAGGTTGGCCTCCGAAGCAGCCAATTGTGCGGGTTCTTTATCATGGCAAGTTGAGTTAGTTCTTTTTCATTATTCTGTCACGCATGCAAGGCTGAGGAGTCATCGGTCTCACCATAGTCAACCAGGATGTTGAAAAGCACTGGAATGGTGAAGGGTATCAAGCTCTTGTCCTGCAGgtggttgatgatggtggcgAGGTGGTTTCCCTGCATCACTCTGGCACGGTTCACGTCTGTATCTGCACAAGAGTTTCCGACCAGCCGCAGGGCATGGATTTGCAGACCCTGTTTGAGGCCATCACGGGCGAGGACGCGGAGGAAGAATTCCAAGATCCCCGAGTCTCCAAAAGGGACCCGCCAGGCAACTATAACGACGCAGATATCAAGTCAGTCGGTGGCTGCCTTGCTGTTGAAGCTCATCCTGAAATATTCCAGAGCTCTCATACTGGCTGTGAGAGCCACTCACCATctctgctgccatcgcccAGCTTCTCAACCATGAGCTCTATCTCCTCAGATCCAGAGGTCCATACTTCTCGACAGGCGGCCAAAACTGGGATTAGCAGCTCCGTTCGCCTCTGGGTAGCGCCCACGGTTTCTGTCGTCTCATCATACTTGTCAGGAGAGACTTGACTGCCCTCCcgctgcagcatctcttcaatctccCTGGGTGACATGATTGCTGCTTGAACTTGCTTGCTTCTCAAAGTAAACAATACGCTATTGGAACGTTTCGAGGGTTTGAAAAGTGGTGACTAATAGGAGCCAATGGATAAGGAGAAATCAGACTATTACGCAGTAAAAGCTGTTCTGAGAACCCAGTTCATATACACGCTGATGACGACTGCATCAACTCTCCTCGTGATTAGTAGACAGGCTAATAAACCAGGTCCTCACCACCAAACGTGAAACAGAGGCTGGcccaaaaaaaagtgttCAAGTGAGAAACCTAGTCCAGCCTGACGAACCACCATACGCGGAATACGGCAGGCTAAAATTAAGGCTTAGAAATGCCGGAGAGTATTTTAGCTTATTCTGCTGCGCCGGCAGTGCAGATGAAATGTGATGGAATGTCCTGCCAATGAGCAACGATTTGCAAGGGCTAGACGCAATAGCTCGGTGGGCTTTGCAGCAGGCAATTGCGTGGCTCTTCAGGGGAACCCCTCGCTAACATGTAATTCGTATGGGATGCTAATCATGGAGGGGTTACGATACAAGGGTGTGGGGGTTGGTTTTTGTGTCTACTAGCGAGAGAAACGATAGGCGTAGGTGGCTGCTTGACCGCGGTGAGGCATCGGCTCGGTCAGTGGCGGATCCTCGGGTAAATAAAAAACGGCAAGCCAGCACTAAGTAGCCGATCGATTGCCACTGTCGCAAAACTCGGCTTTGGGAAAACCTCACGATTGAAGACGATTCTTGCCTTTCTCGACCGCGGGACGGTGCGCAACACCCTTGTCTTTTCTTGGAACGGCCGAATACACAAAGATTGTACAAGTCCCTTTTTTGGCGAGAGAGCACTCTTTGagtcgctggagctggcttCTAGATCACCATGGTATGCATGCCgcaactcttctttttttttgctcacCGAAGATCCGGAAGCCCGTGCTGCGATGCGACACATTGCGGCGGAGCGGTTGCCGAAATTCGCTTCGAAACTTGATGCTTTGATAGGAAACGTTACTAATCTTGAAATcctctatttcttctttcatcgAAAAAGGCGCACAAATTCGTCCTCACAGCCTTCCTCACAGGCTCGCGTATCCTCGGCCGGTCCTTCATGGCCGCCTACCGACAAGCCCAAGCCTCATCGCAGTATCAGCGTGCGCAAGCAAAGGCcggcggcgtcggcgccTCAGGCCGCGCCTCTCTAACGGCGGGCATGACCCTGGAAGAAGCCTGCCGCATCTTGAACGTCAAGCCCCCTGCCAACGGCCAGGCTAACGTCGAGGAGGTGCTCGAGCGGTACAAGCGACTGTTCGACTCAAACAACCCGGAGAAGGGCGGCAGCTTCTACCTGCAGAGCAAGATTGTACGCGCAAAGGAGCGATTCGAGGCGGAGCTCGGACCCATACGGGAAAaggctgagatggaagctgAGGCGAAGGAGGGGTGGAAGCCCAAGATTTACAAGGATGAATGATGAGCGAGGCTGACGCGGACGACGTTGTTCGACTAAACGGCATAATGAGGCTTGGACGAGACGAGGGGCTTACGCGGCAATCTCGCATCAACTAaccaaaaggaaaaagaaaaaaaatgagggCCACGACGGATCTACACATAGGGAAGCGAGAGAAAGCCCTCTTTTTATTGTACAcgttttcttctctattttttttattaccaCATCTTCACTCGGCACTTGACAGTGGCATGGCACGGCGTTTATGGAGGAGAGGACATCTAGAGGCTTCGAAGCCacaagggggaaaaaaagagattggGTCTAGaccaaagaggagaaaaaaacaaagcaaaaggcgtTTTGAAGTTTGATAATCAAATACGCGCTGGCGGCACGCTTGTACTATACGCAAAACAATGTAACATACCAACTTGTGTAAATTGACGATTAGATGAAACCTcggtttttattattcttcaCCTTCTTATTGCTTTGTGAGGTTTGAATTGTCATTATTCTAGGCTTAGGCTTTTCTACGGACCAAACCTTTCCAATAGTCGAAGCTGTTCTCATCGCTCTGCAGACTCCACACCTTTCCAGTCCCTCGTCCTTGAGAATCCGTCTCTTCTACACGCAGCATTCCCCAGTCGCGAGTGATGCCGACCACTCTTGCCTTTACACCACCCTCGGCTTCTAGCGTGATGGACTGCCCCGTGTGTAGCCAATGGCGGTAGTACCCTGACTCCAGGCCCTGGGAGAAGCCCTCGCGGCGAAACTGTTCGTAAATGGACTCTAGACGAGTGAGGATGCGTGCGAGGAGGGTTTCCAAGTGAAGCGGCGATACGTTGGGCGGGAGCAAATCGGAAAGAGAAGTTGTTGGACGAGGGTTTGTTGCGTTGATGCCAATTCCCAGGACGACTTGGTATGAGCCGTCAAAGTAGCTGCATTGAGATAAGATGCCGCCTATTTTGACGtatgatggaggagatgctggtTTTGTGGGATCGAGAGCATCTGTTACTTTTGTCAGCTGCTGTGACATACCTCACATTTGGTGCTTCACGGGATTTGAAACTCACATATATCATTGGGCCACTTCAACTTGACCGGCATATTCTCATAGCCCATGTCATAGGAGCGGATGGCTTCGACAATG is a window encoding:
- a CDS encoding uncharacterized protein (BUSCO:EOG092D4S9W); translated protein: MAHKFVLTAFLTGSRILGRSFMAAYRQAQASSQYQRAQAKAGGVGASGRASLTAGMTLEEACRILNVKPPANGQANVEEVLERYKRLFDSNNPEKGGSFYLQSKIVRAKERFEAELGPIREKAEMEAEAKEGWKPKIYKDE
- a CDS encoding uncharacterized protein (EggNog:ENOG41~TransMembrane:1 (o84-105i)), with product MASRMGSRSVKDATRFTSTIPHATSKSATSAAAAPRTMRIPGETPEQRVKRLRQAHLAAQQAQISRTDRVIDASRRFFDVAHRWTVGGLVMFSVVAGVVSVYSVWDMLRYNRARRAEWIEAQKKFEADELATARIAYLKGDATEEQILLVEEANREAEEKGIKLPSLLSPPEHRTHFEEHVKSAFEGDQGQAAESKGKGILGYIWGGSDSKKSDASSTVSASAVQSAWEQEKENQLSVPALETGSSSTESKKKGWW
- a CDS encoding 60S ribosomal protein eL13, encoding MAIKHNQTLISNHFRKDWQRRVRTHFDQPGRKTRRRTARQAKAAALAPRPVDKLRPIVRCPTLKYNRRVRAGRGFTLTELKEAGISKSLAPTIGVSVDFRRQNLSEEGFAANVARLKAYKERLILLPPQVQRPQEG
- a CDS encoding uncharacterized protein (EggNog:ENOG41), with the protein product MSPREIEEMLQREGSQVSPDKYDETTETVGATQRRTELLIPVLAACREVWTSGSEEIELMVEKLGDGSRDVAWRVPFGDSGILEFFLRVLARDGLKQGLQIHALRLVGNSCADTDVNRARVMQGNHLATIINHLQDKSLIPFTIPVLFNILVDYEPAQLAASEANLNQRLIALLSSPNLANFVVFIPYFCKILILLTSQEGETSRASPNTVEVALRLATSMPSRDDLDDFISLVTVAAAYLSDENFQTALIQGPLLQLFLSTFYHAHTHFNMVQVDDADTVAALTKLYAALLNTLADVTGNDLFVSCHPLQSQVAQTFLAWLQSSNPQLQTAGCLALGNLSRSDEVSMALVQIHFAHTPLMRLLSNPEIVDAQLLHSAMSFLKNLAIPVQNKPLLGSLLDVGCIPRLLSLDTSPQVQFTAVSLTRLLVVNCPPNVARICAPLSADPASSARERSSVHAIIALHERSDAEPTRLEAARAIAAICRVLHSNPIATLLPDWEPPVVEIDADSPESGPMDADNQRLGYFYSKHDVGRVLSFLISQQKWPSLRSEAWFIFALMCRSKEGSRVIITVLQMLGIITELIKAVTGRDALPSEIGSSGDSIEGASSSASPDGQITSMAEGLGLEPQQADPKQRESMIRVDRENALVMCTELLRAWGHQLPGLRLSILQDVVKEGTEIVAAQKAASS